The proteins below are encoded in one region of Parvicella tangerina:
- the asnB gene encoding asparagine synthase (glutamine-hydrolyzing) — translation MCGIVGQIFYDHELFVDQSGMEQALNKLSKRGPDFQNSLTIGQAHLGHARLSIIDTSEQSNQPFVDVSNRYGIVYNGEIFNFRELREVLICEGESFNTSGDTEVLLKLLIKYGADALPKLNGFFAFCFYDKIKNEAIVARDRYGIKPLVYAVNEGRVTFGSEIKALNPFIGRRTIDKQSMRYFFQFNYIAAPYTILEEVYKLTPGSFLKVDGNGVQEKKYYELNHLPVSTGDYPSAKKKVYDLLHDATERRMIADVPVGAFLSGGVDSSIVSLIASKFTPSLNTFSIGFKDNPFFDETAYAEIVARKINSNHTVLKLSNDDLLESFSDALNYLDEPFADSSALNMYILSKHTKRNATVALSGDGADELFSGYNKHKALFEADQKGVKNLALRSTGGIVSKVLPKSRESKLGNLGRQINKYTEGLKITREERYIQWASFLNSDLGDQLVGEPFRIRKGFEYLSNAVGNFNDYLTRDFKMVLEGDMLRKVDAMSMANSLEVRTPFLDVNLVDYVFSLPAEYKIDKQRRKKILKEAFQQELPEEIFNRGKKGFEVPLKQWFSSELKESLDQEVFNEEKIKEQGIFHWESLAQLRTLAQSGTSGDTVYTIWAMLSFQVWYRNYLNQFN, via the coding sequence ATGTGCGGAATTGTAGGACAGATATTTTATGATCATGAGTTGTTTGTGGATCAATCTGGCATGGAGCAAGCTCTTAATAAGTTATCCAAAAGAGGTCCCGATTTCCAAAACTCTTTGACAATCGGTCAAGCGCATCTTGGGCATGCTCGTTTGTCAATAATTGACACTTCTGAGCAATCCAATCAACCATTTGTTGATGTTTCTAATCGTTATGGAATAGTTTATAATGGTGAAATATTCAATTTTAGAGAATTAAGAGAAGTTCTTATCTGCGAGGGTGAATCTTTTAATACGTCTGGGGATACGGAAGTTCTACTAAAGCTACTTATAAAATATGGAGCGGATGCGTTACCCAAACTCAATGGATTTTTTGCTTTTTGTTTTTACGATAAAATTAAGAATGAAGCTATCGTAGCGAGGGATCGATATGGTATCAAACCTTTGGTCTACGCAGTTAATGAAGGGAGGGTGACTTTTGGCTCAGAGATCAAAGCTTTGAATCCATTCATCGGAAGAAGAACTATTGATAAACAATCAATGAGGTATTTCTTTCAATTCAATTACATTGCGGCTCCCTATACGATACTCGAAGAAGTTTATAAACTGACACCAGGTAGTTTTCTCAAAGTTGATGGAAACGGTGTCCAAGAAAAAAAGTATTACGAACTGAATCACCTACCAGTTTCAACAGGTGATTATCCCTCAGCAAAGAAGAAAGTTTATGACCTATTGCATGATGCAACCGAGAGAAGAATGATTGCAGATGTGCCAGTGGGAGCTTTTTTAAGTGGAGGTGTAGATAGCAGTATTGTGAGCCTCATTGCTTCAAAGTTTACCCCTTCACTTAATACATTCTCAATTGGTTTTAAGGATAATCCTTTTTTTGATGAAACAGCTTATGCGGAAATAGTAGCTCGCAAGATCAACTCAAATCATACGGTGCTGAAGTTGAGTAACGATGATTTGCTAGAGTCTTTCAGTGACGCTTTGAATTATCTCGATGAACCATTCGCAGATAGTTCTGCCTTGAATATGTATATTTTATCGAAACACACCAAGCGGAATGCTACGGTTGCCCTATCTGGTGATGGTGCGGACGAGCTGTTTAGCGGGTATAATAAACACAAAGCGTTGTTTGAAGCCGATCAGAAAGGAGTAAAGAATTTAGCGCTGAGATCAACTGGAGGAATTGTGTCTAAAGTTTTGCCAAAGTCCAGAGAGTCAAAATTAGGAAACTTGGGAAGACAGATCAACAAGTATACAGAAGGTCTAAAAATAACAAGAGAGGAGAGGTATATTCAATGGGCATCATTTCTTAATTCAGATCTTGGAGATCAATTGGTGGGAGAACCTTTTAGAATCAGAAAAGGGTTTGAGTACTTATCAAATGCCGTTGGTAATTTCAATGATTATCTGACTCGTGATTTTAAGATGGTTCTTGAAGGCGACATGTTACGTAAGGTTGACGCCATGAGTATGGCCAATAGCCTTGAAGTCCGTACTCCCTTTTTGGATGTAAACCTAGTAGATTATGTGTTTTCGTTGCCAGCAGAGTATAAAATTGACAAGCAAAGGAGAAAGAAAATTCTTAAGGAGGCTTTTCAGCAAGAACTTCCGGAAGAAATATTTAACAGGGGAAAGAAAGGGTTCGAAGTGCCTTTGAAACAATGGTTTTCTTCAGAACTGAAAGAAAGTCTTGATCAGGAGGTTTTTAATGAAGAAAAAATTAAAGAACAAGGTATTTTTCACTGGGAGAGTTTAGCTCAGTTAAGAACGCTTGCTCAGTCAGGTACGTCAGGTGATACGGTCTATACTATTTGGGCCATGTTGAGTTTTCAGGTGTGGTATCGTAATTATTTAAATCAATTCAATTAA
- the rfbC gene encoding dTDP-4-dehydrorhamnose 3,5-epimerase yields the protein MQVLETNIDGVLVLEPKVFGDSRGYFLESFNQLVFKKETGLEVNFVQDNESMSAKNVLRGLHFQSPPHDQGKLIRVVQGSVRDIVVDIRKDSATYGKHFSIELDGTAKKMLWVPPGMAHGFASLEDNTIFAYKCTNYYEPSAEGCIMWNDADLNIDWGIEDPIISEKDQNGELFKDFKSPFEF from the coding sequence ATGCAGGTTTTAGAGACAAATATTGACGGAGTTCTTGTATTGGAACCAAAAGTTTTTGGGGATAGCAGAGGGTATTTTCTAGAGTCTTTTAATCAATTGGTTTTTAAGAAGGAAACGGGTCTGGAAGTAAATTTCGTTCAGGATAACGAATCAATGTCTGCTAAGAATGTTTTAAGGGGACTGCATTTTCAATCCCCTCCGCATGATCAGGGTAAACTGATCAGGGTAGTGCAAGGTAGCGTAAGAGATATTGTTGTTGATATTCGCAAAGATTCTGCTACTTATGGAAAGCACTTTAGCATAGAGTTGGATGGCACTGCAAAAAAAATGCTTTGGGTTCCTCCCGGAATGGCGCATGGGTTTGCAAGTTTGGAGGATAATACGATTTTTGCCTATAAATGTACAAACTATTATGAGCCTAGTGCTGAAGGTTGCATTATGTGGAATGATGCTGACCTGAATATTGATTGGGGCATTGAAGATCCCATCATTTCTGAAAAAGATCAGAATGGAGAACTTTTCAAAGATTTTAAATCACCCTTTGAATTCTAA
- a CDS encoding glycosyltransferase, whose translation MPKILRIINRFNIGGPTYNAAYLTKFLSDDFETLLVGGQKDETEDSSEFILNSLGLEPMIIEEMKREVDLKQDRIAYKKIKELIGDYKPDIVHTHASKAGAIGRLAAHKMKVPQIYHTFHGHVFHSYFGKAKTAVYKNIERNLAKKSTRIIAISDIQKHELSTIHKICSPDKITVVPLGFDLERFHTDIEEKRARFRQEWKIKDNEIAIGIVGRLVPIKNHKMFLEAAKMVTDQTNKTVKFVIVGDGELRNELEEYVGELGLNNVVFTSWQKDVDIVNAGLDIIALTSKNEGTPVSLIEAQASQKPIVSTSVGGIENIVIPNETALLSPSEDVTAFSRNLLQLVENKSMRDAFASGGSHVLSNFHYKRLCADFEKIYLNDYKDTL comes from the coding sequence ATGCCAAAGATTCTAAGAATAATAAACAGGTTCAATATTGGTGGACCCACTTATAATGCAGCTTACCTTACAAAGTTTCTTTCTGATGATTTTGAGACACTTTTAGTAGGCGGCCAAAAAGATGAAACAGAAGATTCGAGTGAGTTCATTTTAAATAGCTTGGGGTTAGAGCCCATGATTATTGAGGAAATGAAACGAGAGGTTGACTTGAAACAAGATCGTATTGCCTACAAAAAGATAAAAGAGCTCATCGGGGATTATAAACCAGATATCGTGCACACTCACGCATCAAAGGCAGGAGCCATAGGTCGGTTGGCTGCACACAAAATGAAAGTCCCTCAGATTTATCACACTTTTCACGGTCATGTTTTTCATTCCTATTTTGGAAAGGCTAAGACTGCAGTTTATAAAAACATTGAACGAAACCTTGCAAAAAAGAGTACCAGAATCATTGCAATTAGTGATATTCAGAAACATGAATTGTCGACAATTCACAAGATTTGTAGTCCAGATAAAATTACGGTTGTTCCGCTTGGGTTTGATCTAGAGCGTTTCCATACTGACATTGAAGAAAAAAGAGCCCGTTTTAGACAAGAGTGGAAAATAAAAGACAATGAAATTGCTATCGGTATCGTTGGAAGACTAGTCCCCATCAAGAACCATAAGATGTTCCTTGAAGCAGCAAAGATGGTCACAGATCAAACCAATAAAACGGTAAAGTTTGTCATAGTTGGTGATGGTGAACTCCGAAATGAATTGGAAGAATATGTAGGTGAGCTGGGATTGAACAATGTTGTGTTTACCAGTTGGCAGAAAGATGTAGATATTGTTAATGCCGGACTTGATATCATTGCATTGACTTCAAAAAATGAAGGGACACCAGTAAGCCTGATCGAAGCCCAGGCATCTCAAAAACCCATTGTATCGACAAGTGTTGGGGGGATTGAAAATATCGTAATACCGAATGAAACAGCACTATTATCACCGTCAGAAGATGTAACTGCCTTCTCTAGAAACTTATTGCAGCTCGTTGAAAATAAAAGCATGAGAGATGCATTTGCAAGTGGTGGAAGTCATGTGTTGTCAAACTTCCATTATAAACGACTTTGTGCAGATTTTGAAAAGATTTATTTAAATGATTACAAGGATACTTTGTGA
- a CDS encoding GumC family protein — protein MIREDIDSGNSNFESYRQRITNFSNDFEFGVFIFLLRKSLWFLVVATLLGAVCAFLYLRYTPNVYQSKSVIQINITNQAADILNVGYGFEGVDELKTQVELIRSPMLVERTIESMDLDVGYYTKGQVLEDNKYGSNSFLVYDLSIDDSTQVGKKFYLNQGDKGKFSIESFDSGKKSEEFIQNELIELNGVSFRIKIISPKQLSQELQTDRVYFRFQSPRILLSEISPNLDVNVLNPGAKTIEVSLKHTNPKFAADFVNELVKTYDEHILNKKGVSSDNILSFIQSQKDSVEVRLKENEKLIQAFQKANDFKGSAGLTTSYLNQLETMKKDVINEKVERSILEELRKQINEFDETTQVDDIIPLFIGQSFESTLQQLIVKLQKLVDEKETLLASATTENYKVLQIDNQIKSQINIVLKAIDVIDAQSLAKIHSMETSIQLLEAELYSLPEKELELTRLNRVMGINNKYFTMLLQKETEYKLSQQGITTYNEVLSEATVSDSPVAPRRIMVYVIAAIIVLVVFIIYVLATYIMHDRITTLNEITKLSNASIGILGIVPKYSSKIPVSQLIIDKSPKSLIAESFRTIRTNLQFLSTSDGPKTLAVTSTISGEGKTFVALNLAGIIAYSGKKVVVLDLDMRKPKIHLGFGGENLNGMSTILIGKDKVMDCINQSSLENLDFITAGPIPPNPAELIINGRLNDVLNELKQHYDMIIIDNPPVGLVTDGIPIIKSVDYPLYIFRSEYSRKNFVQNVDRLINENGIKRLSAILNSVNANRKGYGGYYGYGYGYGYGYGYGYGGGTYGGYYTEEEKESRWSRILKFLRLKS, from the coding sequence ATGATAAGAGAGGATATTGATAGTGGAAACTCAAACTTTGAAAGTTACAGGCAGAGAATTACTAATTTTAGTAACGACTTTGAGTTTGGAGTATTTATTTTTCTGTTAAGAAAGTCATTGTGGTTTCTAGTAGTTGCAACTCTATTGGGAGCCGTTTGTGCTTTTCTGTACCTGAGGTATACGCCTAATGTGTATCAAAGTAAATCCGTAATTCAGATTAATATCACGAACCAAGCTGCTGACATTCTTAATGTTGGATACGGTTTTGAGGGAGTGGATGAGTTAAAAACCCAAGTAGAGTTAATTCGTTCACCAATGTTGGTTGAGCGAACAATTGAATCTATGGATCTTGATGTTGGTTATTATACAAAAGGACAAGTTCTTGAGGATAACAAATATGGTTCAAACTCTTTTTTAGTATATGACCTTAGTATAGATGATTCAACTCAGGTTGGTAAAAAGTTTTACCTTAATCAAGGTGATAAAGGTAAGTTTAGTATCGAGTCATTTGACTCTGGAAAGAAGTCTGAAGAGTTTATACAGAATGAGTTGATTGAATTAAATGGAGTAAGTTTTCGAATCAAAATAATTTCACCCAAGCAATTAAGTCAAGAACTTCAAACTGATAGAGTCTATTTTCGATTTCAGTCTCCAAGGATTTTGCTTTCAGAGATATCTCCTAATCTAGATGTAAACGTGCTCAATCCTGGCGCAAAAACGATAGAGGTTTCTCTAAAACATACGAATCCAAAATTCGCTGCTGATTTTGTTAATGAACTGGTTAAAACCTACGATGAGCATATTTTGAATAAGAAAGGAGTTTCTTCGGATAATATCCTCTCCTTTATCCAGTCTCAGAAGGACTCGGTTGAAGTTCGCTTAAAAGAAAATGAGAAATTAATTCAAGCGTTTCAAAAGGCTAACGATTTTAAGGGGTCCGCAGGACTGACAACATCTTATTTGAATCAGTTAGAGACCATGAAAAAAGATGTAATCAATGAGAAGGTGGAAAGAAGTATCCTTGAGGAGTTAAGGAAGCAAATAAATGAGTTTGACGAAACAACTCAAGTAGATGACATTATACCTCTTTTTATAGGACAGAGTTTTGAGTCTACTTTGCAACAACTGATTGTTAAACTACAAAAATTAGTTGATGAGAAGGAAACATTGCTAGCATCCGCAACTACGGAGAATTATAAGGTGCTGCAGATTGACAATCAAATCAAGTCTCAAATCAATATAGTTTTAAAGGCAATAGATGTTATAGATGCTCAGAGCCTTGCTAAAATTCACTCCATGGAGACAAGTATTCAACTTTTGGAAGCGGAACTTTATTCTTTGCCAGAGAAGGAGCTGGAATTAACCAGACTGAATAGGGTGATGGGGATTAACAATAAGTACTTCACAATGCTGCTGCAGAAAGAAACAGAATATAAACTTTCGCAGCAGGGTATTACAACATACAATGAAGTATTGTCTGAGGCAACCGTATCTGATTCTCCAGTAGCCCCGAGAAGGATCATGGTTTATGTAATTGCGGCAATTATTGTGTTAGTTGTTTTTATTATCTATGTTCTGGCTACCTATATTATGCACGACAGAATAACAACTTTGAATGAAATTACAAAGCTGTCTAATGCATCAATAGGAATTCTGGGGATTGTTCCAAAGTATAGTAGTAAAATCCCCGTCTCTCAGTTGATTATTGATAAAAGTCCGAAGTCTCTGATTGCTGAATCATTCAGGACTATTCGAACTAACTTGCAATTTTTATCCACAAGTGATGGCCCCAAAACTTTGGCTGTTACGAGTACTATTTCTGGTGAGGGAAAGACTTTTGTCGCATTAAATTTAGCGGGTATTATCGCATACTCTGGTAAGAAAGTAGTGGTACTTGATCTTGATATGAGAAAGCCAAAGATTCATCTAGGTTTTGGCGGGGAGAACCTTAATGGAATGTCTACTATTCTTATCGGTAAAGACAAGGTCATGGATTGCATCAATCAAAGTTCGTTAGAAAACCTAGATTTTATTACAGCCGGACCAATTCCTCCGAACCCTGCTGAGCTCATAATAAATGGTAGACTCAACGATGTCCTGAATGAACTAAAGCAACACTATGATATGATCATTATAGATAATCCGCCTGTTGGTCTCGTTACAGATGGAATTCCGATTATTAAGAGTGTTGATTACCCACTGTACATATTTAGGTCTGAGTATTCAAGGAAGAATTTCGTTCAAAATGTGGATAGACTGATCAATGAGAATGGTATTAAGCGATTGTCAGCGATTCTAAATAGTGTAAATGCGAACAGGAAAGGGTATGGAGGGTACTATGGTTACGGCTATGGTTACGGTTATGGCTATGGTTATGGCTATGGAGGCGGTACTTATGGAGGATATTACACCGAAGAAGAAAAAGAGAGTCGCTGGTCACGAATTCTTAAATTTTTGAGATTGAAGTCATAA
- a CDS encoding lytic transglycosylase domain-containing protein, with product MSRYYSMIIIAISSALLFYSCGKSHSEEVVQNDNSDKEIEELPIKKDKQLSYSQQVIANYQVYAMPTPASLTFAGEKVPLQNIIVKEALDRELHSNTYWHSNTFYYLKRANRWFPVIEKILEEQGIPDDFKYLAVIESGLLNVTSPSGAKGFWQFMKKTALGHSLEVSEDVDERLHLEKATMAACEYLKTSYNKFGNWTLAAASYNMGKAGLNGQLAKQKADNYYDLLLNIETGRYVYRILAVKCIFENPQQYGFNFRQEDLYPPYQTKTIEVDSSITNIVNFAHEAGTNYKTLKMLNPWLRTNKLDNSSGKVYELLIPVSGEGLDQVGEFSMKFVQND from the coding sequence ATGAGCAGATACTATTCGATGATCATAATTGCTATTAGCAGTGCCTTGTTGTTTTATTCCTGTGGTAAAAGTCATTCAGAAGAAGTTGTTCAGAATGATAATTCCGATAAGGAAATAGAAGAACTGCCCATAAAAAAAGACAAGCAACTGTCATATTCGCAACAAGTAATTGCTAACTATCAAGTATACGCAATGCCAACTCCCGCGAGTTTGACCTTTGCTGGGGAAAAAGTGCCATTGCAAAATATTATCGTGAAAGAAGCCTTAGATAGGGAACTGCATTCAAATACTTACTGGCACTCCAATACCTTTTATTACTTGAAAAGAGCCAATAGATGGTTTCCTGTGATAGAGAAAATTCTCGAAGAGCAAGGTATCCCTGATGATTTTAAATACCTGGCTGTGATAGAATCAGGCTTATTGAATGTAACGTCACCAAGTGGAGCGAAAGGGTTTTGGCAGTTTATGAAAAAGACAGCTCTCGGACATTCATTGGAGGTTTCTGAAGATGTTGATGAAAGACTTCATCTTGAAAAGGCTACGATGGCAGCTTGTGAGTACCTGAAGACTTCATACAATAAGTTTGGTAATTGGACGCTCGCAGCGGCATCTTATAATATGGGAAAGGCTGGATTGAATGGCCAACTTGCTAAACAGAAGGCAGACAATTATTATGACCTTCTGTTAAATATTGAAACGGGTCGATATGTGTATCGGATACTCGCAGTTAAATGCATCTTTGAAAACCCTCAACAGTACGGGTTTAACTTTAGGCAAGAAGATCTTTATCCACCTTATCAGACGAAAACCATTGAAGTAGATTCGAGTATTACCAACATCGTGAACTTTGCCCATGAGGCTGGAACTAACTATAAGACGTTAAAAATGTTAAATCCCTGGTTACGAACAAATAAGCTGGATAACTCATCGGGTAAAGTCTATGAATTACTTATTCCCGTGAGTGGAGAGGGGCTTGATCAGGTCGGGGAATTTTCAATGAAATTTGTGCAGAATGATTGA
- a CDS encoding polysaccharide biosynthesis/export family protein produces MLKTPKDFVFDSIPSVQSDQYVITPGDLLQFRLYSNGGFSVIDITSGTSGSNGGNIAMARGLSVSYLVQNDGNVKIPILGETPITGKTILEAQSYLEELYSEFYVEPFLQLNVVNKRVIVFPGGGSNAQVVTLQNNTSTLLEVLAQVGGISQNSKASTIKVMRLIEGKEKREVYKIDLSKISGLPDGDMVILADDIIYVEPNANIAREVLQDISPIISLVSSTIVFYFSLRNLAN; encoded by the coding sequence ATGCTAAAGACGCCAAAGGATTTCGTTTTCGATTCCATTCCGTCTGTACAAAGTGATCAATACGTTATCACTCCAGGAGACTTGTTACAATTCAGGTTATATTCAAATGGAGGATTTTCTGTGATTGATATTACCTCAGGTACTAGTGGGAGTAATGGAGGAAACATAGCGATGGCCCGAGGTTTAAGTGTTTCTTATTTAGTTCAGAATGATGGAAATGTCAAAATTCCAATTTTAGGTGAGACACCAATAACGGGTAAGACTATTTTGGAGGCTCAATCTTATTTGGAAGAACTTTATAGTGAATTTTATGTGGAACCGTTTCTGCAGCTAAATGTTGTTAATAAACGGGTGATTGTCTTTCCGGGAGGAGGAAGTAATGCTCAGGTCGTAACTTTACAAAATAACACATCTACTCTTCTAGAAGTACTAGCTCAAGTTGGAGGTATATCTCAAAACAGCAAGGCAAGTACGATTAAGGTTATGAGGCTGATCGAAGGAAAGGAGAAAAGAGAAGTTTACAAAATTGACCTTAGTAAAATTTCGGGATTGCCAGATGGTGATATGGTCATTTTAGCTGATGATATCATCTACGTTGAGCCGAATGCTAATATAGCGAGGGAGGTTTTACAGGATATCAGCCCGATCATTTCATTGGTATCATCAACGATTGTGTTCTATTTCTCACTAAGAAATTTAGCCAACTAA
- a CDS encoding MraY family glycosyltransferase, with translation MESTQYIFVVFATFFVSIVFFSLFINAILIKFATTLGIREREAPIIRWSSVSKPALGGLSFYIAFLLSMASFSVFFEPDLIFKHSETLGLLGSTAIAFLMGLADDAYDTKPLLKFGVQILCGVILILSGTVIDLVSLEWVNYLITILWVIGIMNSINMLDNMDGITTSVSLAIIIICLISLSFQNGFASFDYMVMLGICASLIGFLFFNWHPSKMFMGDTGSQFLGMFLAYIGIKYLWNGTLYSGENQAMQQIVQVLIAFIIPIVDTTSVVINRLSRGQSPFVGGKDHTTHHLSYLGFSDSQVGFTFLGLSVLSMLISVGIYRFIDVWLWYHTLIFVTYFLIVFVTLFSVTQKNKDKRK, from the coding sequence ATGGAAAGTACTCAATATATATTTGTGGTTTTCGCCACCTTTTTTGTGTCGATTGTGTTTTTTTCTCTATTTATCAATGCAATCCTCATCAAGTTTGCAACCACATTAGGTATTAGAGAAAGAGAAGCGCCAATTATTCGTTGGAGCAGCGTTTCAAAACCTGCATTGGGAGGTCTTTCTTTCTACATTGCTTTTTTACTTTCAATGGCCTCCTTTTCGGTGTTTTTTGAGCCTGATCTGATATTCAAGCACTCGGAAACCCTTGGTCTTCTGGGTTCTACGGCAATCGCCTTCCTAATGGGGCTAGCTGACGATGCCTACGATACAAAGCCGCTGTTGAAATTTGGTGTTCAGATTCTTTGTGGAGTCATTCTAATTCTCTCAGGGACTGTTATTGATTTAGTTAGTCTTGAATGGGTTAACTACTTGATTACAATACTCTGGGTGATCGGAATCATGAACTCCATTAATATGCTTGATAACATGGATGGTATAACAACATCTGTTTCCCTCGCAATTATTATTATCTGCCTGATTTCCTTGTCTTTTCAAAACGGATTCGCAAGTTTTGATTATATGGTAATGCTTGGAATTTGTGCTTCCCTAATCGGATTTTTATTCTTCAATTGGCATCCCTCAAAAATGTTTATGGGAGACACTGGAAGTCAGTTCTTAGGAATGTTTTTGGCATATATCGGAATTAAGTACTTGTGGAATGGAACACTTTACTCTGGAGAGAATCAGGCTATGCAACAGATCGTTCAAGTGCTAATAGCTTTCATTATTCCTATTGTAGATACCACAAGTGTGGTTATTAACAGATTATCTAGAGGGCAATCGCCTTTTGTTGGGGGAAAAGATCATACAACACATCATTTATCTTATTTGGGATTCTCCGATAGTCAGGTTGGATTTACTTTTTTAGGCTTGAGTGTACTGTCTATGCTGATATCTGTTGGGATTTATAGATTTATAGATGTTTGGCTTTGGTATCATACCTTGATTTTTGTTACCTACTTTTTGATTGTTTTTGTTACTTTGTTTTCAGTTACTCAAAAGAATAAAGACAAAAGAAAGTAA